One region of Salinibacterium sp. TMP30 genomic DNA includes:
- a CDS encoding DUF4190 domain-containing protein, with translation MPECASCSAPVQPEWNFCIYCGEPTSADTSRPAPLVAARTNPLAILALVLAAIGGAPALIFGHVAIRQISETGERGMLMARIATILGYVWLVLWGILLYSLLTNGR, from the coding sequence ATGCCCGAATGCGCGTCGTGCTCTGCACCAGTGCAGCCGGAGTGGAACTTCTGCATCTATTGCGGTGAACCCACCTCGGCCGATACCTCGCGCCCCGCACCCCTCGTGGCAGCTCGCACGAACCCGCTAGCTATCCTCGCCCTCGTACTGGCAGCGATTGGTGGGGCTCCCGCGCTGATCTTCGGCCACGTAGCAATCCGACAGATTTCAGAGACCGGCGAGCGCGGGATGCTCATGGCCCGCATCGCGACCATTCTCGGCTATGTGTGGCTCGTTCTGTGGGGAATCCTGCTGTACTCCCTGCTCACCAATGGCCGCTAA
- a CDS encoding Bax inhibitor-1/YccA family protein, which produces MALNNPAFSRDAAFSSRGGIAVANQVSNQQLNDMYSRESAPKTGDVMTVEDTIAKTVGAFALLLVGAGLSWVLAPAMPFLWIGAGIIGFVLALVNIFKKQPSGALVLAYSAVEGVFVGGISRFFENAYGGVVTQAVIATIVVVGVTLALFASGKIRASKKATKVFMIAMIGYVVFSLVNLVMMLTGATDNAFGLRSAEIPFLGIPFGVVLGVLVVIMAAYSLVLDFDFIQKGAANGAPRAFGWKGTFGIMVTVIWLYLELLRMFAIIRD; this is translated from the coding sequence ATGGCACTCAATAACCCCGCTTTCTCCCGCGATGCTGCCTTCAGCTCGCGCGGCGGAATCGCCGTAGCGAACCAGGTCTCCAACCAGCAGCTCAACGACATGTACAGCCGTGAGTCGGCGCCCAAAACGGGCGACGTCATGACGGTTGAAGACACCATCGCCAAGACCGTTGGAGCGTTCGCACTCCTGCTTGTCGGCGCTGGGCTCAGTTGGGTACTCGCCCCCGCTATGCCGTTCTTGTGGATCGGCGCTGGAATCATCGGCTTCGTACTCGCACTCGTCAACATCTTCAAAAAGCAGCCCTCGGGCGCACTCGTCTTGGCGTACTCCGCCGTTGAGGGTGTCTTCGTCGGTGGTATCTCGCGCTTCTTTGAGAATGCCTATGGCGGAGTCGTAACACAGGCCGTCATCGCGACAATCGTTGTCGTCGGTGTCACCCTCGCGCTCTTCGCGAGCGGCAAGATCCGCGCGTCCAAGAAAGCCACCAAGGTCTTCATGATTGCGATGATCGGCTACGTGGTCTTCTCGCTCGTCAACCTAGTCATGATGCTTACTGGCGCCACTGACAACGCCTTCGGCCTCCGCAGCGCCGAGATTCCGTTCCTCGGAATCCCCTTCGGCGTTGTGCTGGGTGTGCTCGTCGTCATCATGGCCGCATACTCACTCGTGCTCGACTTCGACTTCATCCAGAAGGGTGCCGCCAATGGCGCACCTCGCGCCTTCGGCTGGAAGGGCACCTTCGGCATCATGGTCACCGTCATCTGGCTGTACCTCGAGCTACTACGCATGTTCGCGATCATTCGCGACTAA
- the guaA gene encoding glutamine-hydrolyzing GMP synthase, with protein MTQSSATATATSADTSARPVLVVDFGAQYAQLIARRVREANVYSEIVPHTITAEAIAAMNPVGIVLSGGPSSVYEPGSPDLDPGILQLGVPVFGICYGFQVMARQLGGTVAKTGLREYGSTAMTVQGGGGSLLGDQADKQTVWMSHGDAVTEAPEGFEVLASTDATPVAAFASKARGLYGVQWHPEVKHSEFGQGLLENFLHDAAGIPADWNSGNVIAEQVARIREQVGSARVICGLSGGVDSAVAAAIVHEAVGDQLVCIFVDHGLLRQDERRQVEEDYVASTGVRLVTVDAVDQFMDALAGVTDPETKRKIIGREFIRSFENAAESLVLEAQGDGEKVKFLVQGTLYPDVVESGGGAGTANIKSHHNVGGLPDDLQFDLVEPLRTLFKDEVRAIGRELGLPEVIVGRQPFPGPGLGIRIIGEVTHDRLELLRKADAIARAELTAAGLDDTIWQCPVVLLADVRSVGVQGDGRTYGHPIVLRPVSSEDAMTADWTRLPYDVLAKISNRITNEVDGVNRVVLDVTSKPPGTIEWE; from the coding sequence ATGACCCAATCTTCGGCCACGGCCACCGCCACGTCTGCAGACACGAGCGCTCGCCCCGTTCTTGTCGTCGACTTTGGTGCTCAGTACGCACAGTTGATTGCCCGTCGCGTGCGCGAAGCCAACGTGTATAGCGAGATTGTTCCTCACACCATTACTGCCGAGGCGATCGCGGCTATGAACCCGGTCGGCATCGTGCTGAGTGGTGGCCCGTCGAGCGTGTACGAGCCTGGTTCGCCCGACCTCGACCCCGGCATCCTTCAGTTGGGTGTTCCCGTTTTTGGCATTTGTTACGGCTTCCAGGTGATGGCACGTCAACTCGGCGGCACCGTCGCCAAGACTGGCCTGCGCGAGTATGGGTCCACTGCCATGACCGTGCAGGGTGGTGGTGGTTCCCTTCTGGGAGACCAGGCTGACAAGCAGACGGTGTGGATGAGTCACGGCGACGCTGTAACAGAAGCCCCTGAAGGGTTTGAGGTGCTCGCCAGCACAGACGCCACCCCGGTTGCCGCCTTCGCCAGTAAGGCACGCGGTCTCTATGGTGTGCAATGGCACCCCGAGGTGAAGCACTCTGAGTTTGGCCAAGGGTTGCTTGAGAACTTCCTGCACGACGCAGCGGGCATCCCTGCCGACTGGAACAGCGGGAACGTGATTGCCGAACAGGTCGCCCGCATCCGTGAACAGGTTGGTTCTGCTCGGGTGATCTGTGGCCTTTCGGGCGGAGTCGACTCCGCTGTTGCTGCCGCGATCGTGCACGAGGCTGTTGGCGATCAACTGGTCTGCATCTTCGTTGACCATGGGCTGTTGCGTCAGGATGAGCGCCGTCAAGTTGAAGAGGACTATGTAGCCTCGACGGGTGTTCGTCTTGTCACTGTCGATGCTGTTGACCAGTTCATGGATGCTCTCGCCGGAGTCACTGACCCCGAAACGAAGCGCAAAATCATCGGCCGCGAGTTCATCCGCAGCTTCGAGAATGCGGCCGAGTCACTCGTGCTCGAAGCTCAGGGCGACGGCGAGAAGGTCAAGTTTCTGGTGCAGGGCACCCTCTACCCGGATGTTGTGGAGAGTGGCGGAGGGGCCGGCACCGCCAACATCAAGAGCCACCACAACGTTGGTGGGCTCCCCGACGACTTGCAGTTCGACCTCGTTGAGCCACTGCGCACCCTGTTCAAGGACGAAGTGCGGGCGATTGGTCGCGAGCTGGGATTGCCAGAAGTTATTGTCGGCCGCCAGCCGTTCCCCGGGCCCGGCCTTGGCATCCGCATCATCGGTGAGGTCACGCATGACCGTCTCGAACTGCTGCGTAAGGCGGATGCGATTGCTCGCGCCGAACTGACCGCTGCGGGCCTCGATGACACCATCTGGCAGTGCCCCGTTGTGCTCCTCGCCGACGTGCGCTCAGTGGGAGTGCAGGGCGATGGCCGCACCTATGGTCACCCGATCGTATTGCGCCCGGTGTCCTCGGAGGATGCGATGACCGCCGACTGGACTCGTTTGCCCTACGACGTGCTCGCGAAGATCTCGAACCGCATCACCAATGAGGTGGATGGCGTGAACCGCGTTGTGCTCGATGTCACGTCGAAGCCCCCAGGAACAATCGAATGGGAATAG
- a CDS encoding DUF3817 domain-containing protein — MALGPRLSDLPRIRRTLSFYKVSSIITGSFLLVLCLMMFFRYGLGGDIELNGPAGFVTLTPKELVQGINVSTIILIVHGWLYVFYVAADFILWRLTRFSFLRFLYIALGGVIPLLSFFLERQVPRFVEAKLARIESAAAAQAAGADSAKASV; from the coding sequence ATGGCTCTCGGTCCCCGGCTTTCTGATCTCCCCCGCATTCGTCGCACCCTCTCGTTCTACAAGGTGTCATCAATCATCACCGGCAGCTTCCTGCTTGTGCTGTGCCTCATGATGTTTTTCCGTTACGGCCTCGGTGGCGACATCGAGCTGAACGGCCCCGCCGGGTTTGTCACGCTGACGCCGAAGGAGCTTGTTCAGGGCATCAACGTGTCGACGATCATCCTGATTGTGCACGGCTGGCTCTACGTCTTCTACGTTGCAGCAGATTTCATCCTCTGGCGTCTGACGCGTTTCTCATTCTTGCGGTTCTTGTACATCGCGCTCGGCGGTGTCATCCCGTTGTTGTCGTTCTTCCTTGAGCGTCAAGTTCCTCGTTTCGTTGAAGCAAAACTTGCCCGTATTGAATCCGCTGCAGCTGCCCAAGCGGCCGGCGCCGACTCCGCAAAGGCTTCCGTATGA
- a CDS encoding SURF1 family cytochrome oxidase biogenesis protein: MSTTVSSPVAPAAPATMWQIARRPRWIGALILALAIAGSFAALGQWQLSRSLEGGEITEQQSETVVPLDSVAIAQEPLASATTGQSVSFTAELVSGDYVVLSERRNTAGMGYWVVGHGREPSGASVAIALGWAATTDAAASVIAQLEASPPASTFTGRLLPTESAQQSDFESGVRSALAVAELVNLWNDVPAGTYGGYVVSFDPPAGLDAIDSPPPSTEVSLNLLNVFYAVEWVVFAGFAVFLWYRLVRDVWEEEREDLVPDAAVD, from the coding sequence GTGAGTACGACGGTTTCTTCGCCAGTTGCGCCAGCGGCGCCGGCAACGATGTGGCAGATTGCGCGTCGACCACGCTGGATCGGTGCCCTCATCCTGGCCCTGGCCATCGCCGGCAGTTTCGCGGCTCTCGGGCAGTGGCAGCTGAGCCGAAGCCTTGAGGGTGGCGAAATCACCGAACAGCAAAGCGAAACGGTTGTGCCGCTCGATTCGGTCGCTATCGCACAAGAACCACTCGCCTCTGCGACAACCGGCCAATCCGTCAGCTTCACCGCAGAGCTTGTTTCTGGCGACTATGTTGTGCTCTCCGAGCGGCGCAACACCGCAGGGATGGGCTACTGGGTTGTCGGCCATGGGCGTGAACCCAGCGGGGCAAGCGTGGCAATTGCCCTCGGATGGGCAGCGACGACGGATGCCGCAGCATCCGTCATTGCTCAGCTTGAAGCCTCGCCACCGGCGTCGACCTTCACGGGTCGTCTCCTGCCGACCGAGTCAGCCCAACAGTCCGATTTCGAGTCGGGAGTGCGCAGCGCCCTCGCGGTCGCTGAGCTCGTAAACCTGTGGAACGACGTGCCTGCGGGAACCTATGGCGGCTACGTCGTGAGCTTTGACCCGCCAGCAGGCCTTGACGCGATCGATTCCCCGCCACCATCGACGGAGGTTTCGCTCAATTTGCTCAACGTGTTTTACGCCGTTGAGTGGGTTGTGTTTGCAGGCTTCGCCGTCTTCCTCTGGTACCGCCTCGTGCGAGACGTGTGGGAAGAGGAGCGCGAAGATCTGGTGCCCGATGCGGCCGTAGACTAG
- a CDS encoding glycerol-3-phosphate dehydrogenase/oxidase yields the protein MAKSRSIPQSTALSVEQRAAAIAAMRDTELDILVIGGGIVGAGSALDAATRGLTVGMVEARDWASGTSSRSSKLVHGGIRYLEQLDFRLVREALKERGLLLQRIAPHLVRPVRFLYPVTKPIFERLYIGAGMLLYDLLSYTGGRPPGVPHHRHLTRAQMLRAAPSLRADAFRGGLTYYDAQVDDARYVSTLARTASFYGAQVASRVRVEDFVKVGERVVGVMAHDLETGERFEIRAKQVVNATGVWTDDTQAMVGERGQFRVRASKGVHLVVPRDRFQSKLGLLLRTEKSVLFVIPWGRHWLIGTTDTDWDLDKAHPAATAADIDYLLKHVNKVLAVPLTRDDVEGVYAGLRPLLAGESDLTSKLSREHIVTHSVPGLVVVAGGKWTTYRIMAKDAVDAAVDALDGKISPSITEDVALLGAEGYGAAWNKRTALAHTFGLHRTRVEHLLNRYGVLASEVLELVRRNPTLAEALPGADDYIAAEVVYAASHEGAMHLDDVLARRTRISIEAWDRGVSAAPVAAELMAGVLGWDDAHTTIEIERYLQRVDAELASQKQPDDESADRVRLEAPDIVSE from the coding sequence ATGGCTAAGTCCCGATCGATCCCCCAGTCAACCGCGCTCAGCGTTGAACAGCGCGCGGCAGCGATCGCGGCCATGCGCGATACCGAACTCGACATCCTCGTGATCGGTGGTGGCATCGTGGGCGCCGGTAGTGCATTGGATGCCGCAACGCGTGGCCTCACCGTCGGAATGGTTGAGGCGCGTGACTGGGCCTCCGGCACCTCGAGCCGGTCATCCAAGTTGGTGCACGGCGGCATCCGCTATTTGGAGCAACTGGATTTTCGCCTCGTGCGCGAAGCTCTCAAGGAACGTGGACTGCTGTTGCAGCGCATCGCACCCCATCTGGTGCGGCCAGTGCGGTTCCTCTACCCGGTGACGAAACCGATCTTCGAACGGCTATATATCGGTGCGGGAATGTTGCTCTACGACCTTCTTAGCTATACGGGAGGGAGACCTCCAGGAGTGCCCCACCACAGGCACCTCACGCGCGCTCAAATGTTGCGAGCGGCGCCGAGTTTGCGCGCTGATGCGTTCCGCGGTGGCCTGACCTACTACGACGCGCAAGTGGATGATGCACGTTACGTGTCGACGCTTGCTCGCACCGCGAGTTTCTATGGCGCGCAGGTGGCGAGCCGCGTTCGCGTCGAAGATTTCGTCAAGGTTGGTGAGCGGGTCGTCGGTGTGATGGCGCACGATCTCGAAACGGGCGAACGATTTGAGATTCGCGCCAAGCAGGTCGTGAATGCGACCGGTGTGTGGACCGACGACACTCAAGCGATGGTGGGCGAACGTGGTCAGTTCAGAGTGCGGGCATCGAAGGGCGTGCACCTGGTTGTGCCTCGCGACCGTTTCCAGTCGAAGCTAGGCCTGCTGCTTCGCACTGAAAAGAGTGTGCTATTTGTAATCCCTTGGGGGCGCCACTGGCTGATCGGAACGACCGACACTGACTGGGATCTCGACAAAGCCCACCCGGCTGCCACGGCCGCCGACATCGACTACCTGCTCAAGCATGTCAATAAAGTTCTAGCGGTTCCGCTGACACGTGACGATGTTGAAGGGGTCTACGCCGGGCTGCGTCCATTGCTCGCTGGGGAGTCTGACCTCACCTCAAAGCTCAGCCGCGAACACATTGTGACCCACAGTGTTCCCGGGCTCGTTGTGGTGGCTGGCGGCAAGTGGACGACCTACCGCATCATGGCAAAAGATGCTGTGGATGCCGCAGTCGACGCTCTAGACGGCAAGATCTCACCGAGCATTACTGAAGATGTCGCACTGCTCGGTGCGGAAGGATACGGTGCCGCGTGGAACAAGCGCACTGCTCTCGCGCACACCTTTGGCCTCCACCGGACTCGCGTCGAACACCTGCTGAACCGCTACGGCGTGCTCGCCTCTGAAGTGCTCGAACTTGTTCGCCGTAACCCCACACTTGCGGAAGCACTTCCCGGCGCCGATGACTACATTGCTGCCGAAGTTGTCTACGCTGCCAGCCATGAAGGAGCCATGCACCTTGATGATGTTTTGGCTCGTCGCACTCGTATATCGATTGAGGCATGGGATCGGGGTGTCTCGGCAGCACCTGTAGCGGCAGAGCTTATGGCGGGAGTTTTGGGCTGGGACGACGCGCACACCACCATCGAGATCGAGCGCTACCTGCAGCGAGTTGACGCAGAGCTCGCTAGCCAAAAACAGCCCGATGATGAGTCAGCTGATCGAGTGAGGCTCGAAGCACCAGATATCGTTAGCGAGTGA
- a CDS encoding GuaB3 family IMP dehydrogenase-related protein, translated as MNDFEIGRAKRARRVYSFDDIAIVPSRRTRDPRDVSVSWTIDAYTFDIPVIAAPMDSVVSPATAIAMGKLGGLGVLDLEGLWTRYEHPEPVLAEIRSLPADQATARMQQLYSEPIKPELVTQRLAEIREAGVPVAGALSPQRTKELHQTVVDAGVDLFVIRGTTVSAEHVSKASEPLNLKEFIYELDVPVIVGGAATYTAALHLMRTGAAGVLVGFGGGAASTTRTALGIHAPMATAVADVAGARRDYMDESGGRYVHVIADGGLGTSGDIVKAISVGADAVMLGSTLARATEAPGGGWHWGQEAHHPELPRGNRVEVGQLAPLAEILNGPSSHANGQSNLIGALRRSMATTGYSDLKEFQRVDVVVAPYNTL; from the coding sequence GTGAATGATTTCGAGATTGGCCGAGCCAAGCGCGCTCGCCGCGTCTATTCCTTTGATGACATTGCGATCGTGCCCTCGCGCCGCACGCGAGACCCACGCGACGTGTCAGTGAGCTGGACGATAGACGCCTACACCTTTGACATCCCCGTCATCGCAGCACCCATGGACTCGGTGGTTTCGCCAGCGACCGCAATCGCGATGGGAAAGCTCGGCGGACTCGGCGTGCTCGACCTCGAAGGTCTCTGGACTCGTTACGAGCACCCCGAGCCCGTCCTCGCGGAGATCCGCAGCCTGCCCGCCGATCAGGCAACCGCGCGCATGCAGCAGTTGTACTCGGAGCCCATCAAACCCGAGCTCGTCACTCAGCGCCTTGCCGAGATTCGCGAAGCCGGAGTGCCCGTCGCCGGAGCGCTCAGCCCGCAGCGTACGAAAGAACTCCACCAGACCGTCGTTGATGCCGGTGTCGACCTCTTCGTCATCCGTGGCACCACCGTAAGCGCGGAGCATGTCTCCAAAGCCAGTGAACCACTCAACCTCAAAGAGTTCATCTACGAACTCGATGTGCCCGTGATCGTCGGAGGAGCCGCAACCTACACCGCTGCACTGCACCTCATGCGCACCGGTGCCGCAGGCGTGCTCGTCGGCTTTGGCGGTGGCGCCGCAAGCACCACGCGCACCGCCCTGGGCATCCACGCCCCGATGGCAACCGCTGTCGCAGACGTCGCCGGCGCTCGCCGCGACTACATGGACGAATCTGGTGGCCGCTACGTTCACGTGATCGCTGACGGTGGTCTCGGCACGAGCGGTGACATTGTGAAGGCAATCTCCGTGGGAGCAGATGCTGTCATGCTCGGCAGCACCCTTGCTCGCGCAACAGAAGCCCCCGGCGGCGGCTGGCACTGGGGCCAAGAGGCTCACCACCCGGAGCTGCCCCGCGGCAATCGCGTCGAGGTTGGGCAGCTTGCGCCGCTCGCTGAAATTCTCAATGGACCGTCGTCGCACGCGAACGGTCAGTCGAATCTCATCGGCGCACTGCGTCGATCGATGGCGACAACCGGCTACTCCGACCTGAAGGAGTTCCAGCGGGTCGATGTTGTCGTCGCCCCCTACAACACGCTGTAG
- a CDS encoding TetR family transcriptional regulator, whose translation MRSISDDSTTRARIRDAAILLIGQKGFAATSARAVARHAGVSAGLVIHHFGSMRELKKTCDDFIITEITRRKTGIGESEVTAALKEWYSDLETYQPWLDYLSRLFTDDSEAGAELFDRIVSLTAEILEDGVAKQQVHPSADSHARAVLIVTHSLGTLILQSHIARTLGSGHFSFESLSRMGNAALEIYTEGLYVDSSVLNATREATDNARNDRNDRSEKG comes from the coding sequence ATGCGTTCAATAAGTGATGATTCAACCACACGGGCTCGCATCCGCGATGCCGCGATCCTGCTCATCGGGCAGAAGGGTTTTGCCGCAACGAGCGCACGAGCTGTGGCACGTCACGCCGGTGTTAGCGCCGGCCTCGTCATCCACCACTTCGGCAGTATGCGCGAACTCAAGAAAACTTGCGATGACTTCATCATCACCGAGATCACCCGCCGCAAAACGGGAATAGGTGAGAGCGAAGTCACTGCCGCCCTGAAGGAGTGGTACTCAGACCTCGAAACCTACCAACCCTGGCTCGACTACCTGAGCCGTCTATTCACCGACGATTCCGAAGCCGGTGCCGAACTCTTCGATCGCATCGTCAGCCTGACAGCGGAGATCCTTGAGGATGGCGTAGCCAAACAGCAGGTGCACCCGAGCGCCGATTCTCATGCACGAGCTGTGCTCATTGTCACCCACAGTCTCGGCACCCTCATCCTGCAAAGCCACATCGCCCGCACCCTCGGTAGCGGGCACTTCAGCTTCGAAAGCCTCAGCCGCATGGGTAACGCAGCACTCGAGATCTATACCGAGGGTCTCTACGTCGACAGCAGCGTGCTCAACGCCACTCGCGAAGCGACCGACAACGCCCGCAACGACCGCAACGATCGCTCAGAGAAAGGATGA
- a CDS encoding ABC transporter ATP-binding protein: MTYAIETRALTKRYGRHTALDGMDLAVETGSVFGVIGPNGAGKTTAMRLLLDIIRPTSGHATVLGESPRTGGAALRRRIGFLPGELLLEGRVTGRALLAHYADISGLVVKGRVDELAERLGLDLSRHVRQLSKGNKQKLGLVQAFMHEPPLLVLDEPTSGLDPLVQQVFLGMVREAQNKGQTVFLSSHVLSEIQSAADQVAVLRNGKIVKVGDVATLRTSAVRRVVVDFTDVAADRIRTALEALPQLAELRVVDGDIVQVTGTVEGHIDALVKAIAPFHVVDLRVEEQDLESSVINLYSSEAPNEN, encoded by the coding sequence ATGACCTACGCAATAGAAACCAGAGCGCTGACCAAGCGTTACGGCCGCCACACGGCACTCGACGGCATGGATCTCGCCGTCGAGACCGGCAGTGTCTTCGGCGTGATCGGCCCCAACGGGGCCGGCAAAACCACAGCAATGCGACTCCTCCTCGACATCATCCGGCCAACCTCAGGTCACGCCACCGTGCTGGGAGAATCCCCTCGAACCGGTGGCGCCGCACTGCGCCGCCGAATCGGCTTCCTTCCCGGTGAACTGCTGCTCGAAGGGCGAGTCACCGGCCGCGCACTACTAGCCCATTACGCAGACATCAGTGGCCTCGTGGTGAAAGGCCGCGTCGATGAACTTGCCGAACGACTCGGACTCGACCTCAGCCGTCACGTTCGTCAGCTCTCCAAAGGCAACAAGCAAAAGCTCGGACTCGTCCAAGCGTTCATGCACGAACCGCCGCTCCTCGTGCTCGACGAGCCGACAAGCGGACTCGACCCTCTCGTTCAACAAGTGTTCCTGGGCATGGTTCGCGAAGCCCAAAACAAGGGCCAAACCGTGTTCCTCAGTTCACACGTGCTCAGTGAAATTCAGAGCGCAGCCGACCAAGTCGCGGTCCTGCGCAACGGCAAAATAGTGAAAGTCGGTGACGTTGCAACACTGCGCACGAGTGCTGTGCGGCGCGTCGTCGTTGACTTCACGGATGTCGCAGCAGACCGCATCCGCACCGCTCTCGAAGCACTGCCACAACTCGCCGAGCTCAGGGTCGTCGATGGGGACATCGTTCAGGTCACCGGCACCGTGGAGGGACACATCGATGCTCTCGTCAAGGCGATCGCCCCGTTCCACGTTGTCGATCTCCGGGTTGAAGAACAGGATCTCGAATCGTCGGTAATCAACCTCTATTCCTCGGAGGCCCCCAATGAAAACTAA
- a CDS encoding ABC transporter permease subunit, which yields MKTNALPLLRRNLADTWRGTLGWTIGFVAAVMLYVPLYSSFSGPDAGFQDVIDSLPAGFSTTLGFDDLSSGGGYVQATFLGLIGFALMTIAATLWSSAAIAGDEESGSLELTLAHGVSRVQVIIERSLAVILRLTWLATISALLIIALNQSSGIDLEPASIVGGCLSLLGLGLLAASCGLAVGAITGRRSYASAAAAGIALFGYVLNSLGNQSPDVEWLHAISPYHWAFGNSPLLDGADWRALGLIYGVAAVVLVIGGIVFNRRDVAA from the coding sequence ATGAAAACTAACGCTCTGCCCCTACTACGCCGCAACCTTGCCGACACCTGGCGAGGCACCCTCGGCTGGACCATCGGATTCGTCGCGGCGGTCATGCTCTACGTCCCGCTGTACTCCTCGTTCTCAGGACCGGATGCCGGGTTCCAAGACGTCATCGATTCCTTGCCAGCAGGGTTCTCAACGACCCTCGGGTTCGACGACCTCTCCAGCGGTGGCGGCTACGTTCAGGCAACGTTCCTTGGCCTCATTGGGTTCGCGCTCATGACCATTGCGGCGACACTCTGGAGCTCGGCCGCGATCGCGGGCGACGAAGAATCGGGCTCCCTTGAGCTCACTCTCGCCCACGGTGTCTCACGTGTGCAGGTGATCATTGAGCGCAGCCTGGCTGTCATCCTGAGACTGACCTGGCTCGCCACAATTTCTGCGCTGCTCATTATTGCGCTGAATCAGTCTTCCGGGATCGATCTCGAACCTGCGAGTATTGTCGGCGGATGCCTGTCCCTGCTCGGGTTAGGTTTGCTGGCCGCGAGCTGTGGACTAGCTGTGGGCGCGATCACCGGCCGCCGCTCATATGCCAGTGCGGCGGCGGCGGGAATCGCATTGTTCGGGTACGTGCTCAACTCGCTGGGCAACCAAAGTCCCGACGTTGAGTGGCTGCACGCCATCTCGCCGTATCACTGGGCCTTTGGCAACTCCCCGCTGCTCGACGGTGCCGACTGGAGAGCCCTTGGCCTCATCTACGGTGTTGCGGCGGTCGTGCTCGTAATCGGCGGCATCGTGTTCAACCGCCGAGATGTGGCCGCTTAG